The Epilithonimonas zeae genome contains a region encoding:
- the kduI gene encoding 5-dehydro-4-deoxy-D-glucuronate isomerase encodes MTTSEFRYAHHPDDAKKYTTEDLRREFLINNLFQDGQIKLIYTMYDRLIVGGAMPTDKALKLETIDELKSENFLDRREIGIINVGGKGKVTVDGTVYELNNKEALYIGKGNKDVTFESVDGEQAYFYINSAPAHHSYPTKKITKNEAEIVELGDSKYANRRTINKLLVNSVLETCQLQMGMTELHEGSVWNTMPSHTHTRRMEAYFYFDLEEGQSISHFMGQPQETRHIFLKNRDAVISPEWSIHSGVGTSNYTFIWGMAGENMDYGDMDAVKTDELK; translated from the coding sequence ATGACAACTTCAGAGTTCAGATACGCTCATCATCCGGATGATGCAAAAAAATACACAACAGAAGATCTTAGAAGAGAATTCCTAATTAACAATTTATTCCAAGACGGACAAATCAAATTAATCTATACAATGTATGATAGATTAATTGTTGGTGGAGCAATGCCAACTGACAAAGCTTTAAAGCTTGAAACAATTGATGAACTGAAATCCGAAAACTTCCTTGACAGAAGAGAAATCGGAATCATCAACGTTGGTGGAAAAGGAAAAGTAACAGTTGACGGAACAGTTTACGAACTTAATAATAAGGAAGCATTATATATAGGAAAAGGAAACAAAGACGTAACTTTTGAAAGCGTTGATGGTGAACAAGCTTATTTCTACATCAACTCTGCACCAGCTCATCATTCTTACCCAACAAAAAAGATTACAAAAAATGAAGCTGAAATCGTAGAATTAGGAGATTCCAAATATGCGAACAGAAGAACCATCAATAAATTATTGGTAAACAGTGTTCTGGAAACTTGCCAATTACAAATGGGAATGACCGAACTGCACGAAGGAAGTGTTTGGAATACAATGCCTTCTCACACGCACACCAGAAGAATGGAAGCTTATTTCTACTTCGATTTGGAAGAAGGCCAATCGATTTCACATTTTATGGGACAACCTCAGGAAACGAGACATATTTTTCTTAAAAATCGAGATGCAGTCATTTCTCCGGAATGGTCTATTCACTCTGGCGTTGGAACTTCCAACTATACCTTTATTTGGGGAATGGCAGGAGAAAATATGGACTACGGCGATATGGATGCTGTAAAAACTGACGAATTAAAATAA
- a CDS encoding SusC/RagA family TonB-linked outer membrane protein has protein sequence MSGLKLGIQSAFIKTTIASVFLLPAFGLAQELIKVSGKITSDQNKPVQNVEVTVRNSKFSTMTNKAGQYELNVPKNATLVIRSKGFEEQEVEVNGRTSINVSLAKFDGSKEKAIDEVVLVGYTTVSKKDVTNSVASVKGDQLNDMPVNSAAEAIQGRMAGVQVTFGEGSPGSDPEIKVRGGTSITQDNAPLYIVDGIQMDNALSLISPKEIESIEVLKDASSTSIYGARGANGVVLITTKSGRKNAKTTVNYNGYTGVRTIAKKLDVMSPYDFVLYQYELYNRDGDSQLHDKFISLYGNYEEIRDAEGRIIDPGINRYKTIQTRDWQEEVFGKEAFNFTHNLNISGGNTNSAFTLSLNHVEEDGIMINSGYKRNMANFKYDFDISKKLKVGVTARYSQTFINGAGTATAGSQSTNRLRNVIRYRPFENGLGTGTGSDEFDTDDFAVTNLVNPVLLSNNEIKYNNADNLFLNGVITYNISKDLTFKSVIGYVQNDQEIQQFSGPKTYLSRIYSDMSVVQLTSNQSRRITNTNTLAYKKKIGNHKMDFLLGQEIVKTDGNKTDMTIRWLPTSMDANQAFANIILAAPPAGMVQDAPYAGVLPPYRLASFFARANYIYNNKYIATLSIRRDGSNSFGPANRWANFPSASLAWKIGEENFLKDSKIVNDLKLRVGYGQSGNDRIAAFLFDTFYNPSSTYGYTGGVGIITGAAAGNIKANKNIKWEATVSKNAGLDFTLFNKRVYGAIDAYITDTKDLLLLAKIPQTSGYEYEYQNSGKTQNKGLEFSLGAIIVGNENFTWKTDFNLAANRNMIKSLGSVTQSGTDFYLQPSGWVNNLFDFKVQINQPVGMFYGYVTEGRYEVSDFDFNPTNNTYKLKDGIPTTSSVALGNRAAQPGDLKLRDINGDGIIDNKDQTVLGNAQPKFYGGFNQTFKYKNFDMSLFFNFSVGNKVYNANKIEFTTKYQYTDQNMLGDMANRWRWFNDEGMKVTDPTALAALNANTTMWTPTGGNYFLHSYAIEDGSFLRLNNVTIGYSLSKDALKAIGITNLRLYATANNVFTITGYSGYDPEVSTRKSTLTPAVDYAAFPRSRFFLTGIDVTF, from the coding sequence ATGAGTGGTTTAAAATTAGGTATTCAAAGTGCTTTTATAAAAACGACAATTGCTTCGGTCTTTTTATTACCAGCCTTTGGATTAGCTCAAGAATTAATTAAAGTTTCAGGAAAAATTACTTCTGATCAAAACAAACCTGTACAAAATGTAGAAGTTACTGTAAGAAACTCCAAGTTTTCTACAATGACCAACAAAGCAGGGCAGTATGAGCTTAACGTTCCAAAGAACGCAACGCTTGTTATTCGTTCCAAAGGTTTTGAAGAACAGGAAGTAGAAGTTAATGGAAGGACTAGCATTAATGTTTCCTTAGCAAAATTTGATGGCAGTAAAGAGAAGGCTATTGACGAAGTAGTTTTGGTTGGTTATACAACTGTATCTAAAAAAGATGTTACCAATTCTGTTGCCTCTGTAAAAGGAGATCAATTGAATGATATGCCTGTGAACAGTGCTGCAGAAGCTATCCAAGGTAGAATGGCCGGTGTTCAAGTCACATTTGGAGAAGGTTCGCCAGGTTCTGATCCGGAAATCAAAGTGAGAGGTGGAACTTCTATCACCCAGGATAATGCGCCTCTTTATATTGTGGATGGAATCCAAATGGACAATGCATTATCGTTAATCTCTCCAAAAGAAATAGAATCTATCGAGGTTCTTAAAGATGCATCTTCAACTTCTATCTATGGGGCAAGAGGAGCAAACGGTGTTGTTTTAATTACTACAAAAAGTGGTAGAAAAAATGCCAAAACTACTGTGAATTACAATGGTTATACAGGAGTAAGAACTATTGCAAAAAAATTGGACGTCATGAGTCCTTATGACTTTGTGCTTTATCAATATGAACTTTATAATAGAGATGGCGATTCTCAGCTCCATGATAAGTTTATTAGTTTATACGGTAATTATGAAGAAATAAGAGATGCTGAAGGAAGGATAATAGATCCGGGAATCAATAGATACAAAACCATCCAGACAAGAGATTGGCAGGAAGAAGTTTTCGGAAAAGAAGCGTTCAACTTTACTCATAATTTGAACATCTCTGGAGGTAATACTAATTCTGCTTTCACATTATCATTAAACCATGTTGAGGAAGACGGAATTATGATTAATTCTGGCTATAAGAGAAATATGGCCAATTTCAAGTATGATTTTGATATCAGCAAAAAATTGAAAGTAGGAGTGACAGCAAGATATAGCCAAACTTTCATCAATGGTGCTGGAACTGCAACTGCAGGCTCTCAAAGTACAAACAGACTTAGAAACGTTATCCGATACAGACCTTTTGAAAATGGATTAGGTACTGGAACAGGTTCAGACGAATTTGATACAGACGACTTCGCAGTGACTAACTTGGTAAATCCTGTGTTGCTTTCTAATAACGAGATCAAATATAATAATGCCGATAACTTATTCTTAAACGGAGTTATTACGTATAATATCTCCAAGGATCTGACTTTCAAAAGTGTCATTGGATATGTGCAAAATGATCAGGAGATTCAGCAATTTTCTGGTCCTAAAACATACTTGTCTAGAATCTACTCTGATATGTCTGTTGTTCAGTTAACAAGCAATCAAAGTAGAAGAATAACTAATACCAATACGCTAGCATATAAGAAAAAAATAGGCAATCATAAAATGGATTTCCTGTTAGGTCAAGAAATTGTAAAGACAGATGGTAATAAAACAGATATGACTATCAGATGGTTGCCAACTTCTATGGACGCTAACCAAGCTTTTGCAAACATTATTCTTGCGGCTCCGCCAGCAGGAATGGTTCAAGATGCTCCTTATGCAGGTGTTTTACCTCCATATAGACTAGCATCTTTCTTTGCAAGAGCCAATTATATTTATAACAACAAGTATATCGCAACTTTATCTATAAGAAGAGATGGATCTAACTCATTTGGACCAGCTAACAGATGGGCTAATTTCCCATCGGCATCATTGGCTTGGAAAATTGGAGAAGAGAACTTTCTGAAAGATTCTAAAATAGTTAATGATCTTAAACTACGTGTCGGTTATGGTCAATCTGGAAATGATAGAATTGCAGCATTCTTGTTCGATACATTCTACAATCCTTCCAGCACGTATGGATATACAGGCGGAGTTGGAATCATTACAGGAGCGGCGGCAGGAAACATTAAGGCAAATAAGAATATCAAATGGGAAGCAACGGTTTCTAAAAATGCAGGTTTAGATTTTACACTTTTCAATAAGAGAGTTTATGGAGCAATTGATGCTTATATTACAGATACAAAAGATTTGTTATTACTAGCAAAAATCCCTCAGACTTCTGGTTACGAGTATGAATATCAAAACTCTGGAAAAACTCAGAACAAAGGCTTGGAATTCAGTCTAGGAGCTATTATTGTTGGTAATGAAAACTTTACTTGGAAAACAGATTTCAACCTTGCCGCTAACAGAAATATGATCAAAAGTTTAGGTTCAGTGACACAGTCTGGAACAGATTTTTATTTACAACCTTCAGGATGGGTTAATAACTTATTCGATTTCAAAGTTCAGATTAATCAGCCGGTTGGGATGTTCTATGGTTATGTAACGGAAGGTAGATATGAGGTTAGCGATTTTGATTTCAATCCGACTAATAACACCTATAAATTAAAAGATGGGATCCCGACAACCAGTTCTGTAGCTTTAGGAAACAGAGCAGCACAACCAGGAGATCTTAAATTGAGAGATATTAACGGAGATGGTATAATCGATAACAAAGATCAAACAGTCCTGGGAAATGCTCAGCCAAAATTCTACGGTGGTTTTAACCAAACTTTCAAATACAAAAATTTTGATATGAGTTTGTTCTTCAACTTCTCTGTTGGAAACAAAGTTTATAATGCTAACAAAATTGAATTCACGACCAAATATCAGTACACAGACCAAAATATGCTGGGCGATATGGCCAACAGATGGAGATGGTTTAATGATGAGGGTATGAAGGTTACAGATCCTACTGCATTAGCAGCACTTAATGCTAATACTACAATGTGGACACCAACAGGAGGTAACTATTTCTTACATTCGTACGCGATAGAAGATGGATCTTTCCTGAGATTGAATAACGTAACAATTGGATATTCATTAAGCAAAGATGCGCTTAAGGCTATTGGTATTACCAATTTGAGATTATATGCTACGGCAAATAATGTATTTACAATTACCGGTTATTCGGGATATGATCCAGAGGTAAGTACTAGAAAAAGTACACTTACTCCTGCTGTAGATTATGCAGCATTTCCACGAAGCAGATTTTTCTTAACAGGTATTGATGTAACTTTTTAA
- a CDS encoding RagB/SusD family nutrient uptake outer membrane protein — protein sequence MKKHRLLIAILSCTLTLSTVTSCDNFLDAENISNSNEEQQFDSTADTFTALIGVYNQVIGDDGYGQRISLYFPQSGDDFKTSGDYNCNDRRGLSTYGACTSNPDLNKPFLKLYSGIERANLVIKNIPLSKVMQSGSEADKKLMNRYLGEAYTLRALFYFDLIKNWGDVPMQMVPSSDLESVYLPKTDRDVIYDKIIADLETASNLVPWRSEANSSNTRITKAAVKGLRARIALARAGYSLRREPRIMAKGSNSQTYYQIAYDECKSIITEGQHGLNGNFEATFRALHDNTEDAAHEVIFAVGAFGGNAATDSKIGYYNGMRHGDGSNWKSSGGINAIATYFYEFSKYDVRRDITVASMQINDANQAILATGAVCTDGKFRKSWTGVTGTAQQLSIDWPLLRYSDILLMFAEADNELNGSPSAEAVNAVKQVRDRAYVGNLGQAGTIPTDKTGFFNYIVHERLLEFGGEGLRKYDLIRWNLLATKIAETKQKLTDLLNGTGQYSSVPSYLYYKASPYDRTKTAQAALQAIDVYVQPGTTREDVYYTPSVASTPTGYTRVNWRVAVTADYISSPLKGYAQYFEANRKELFPIYDDIILSNYNLKQDYGY from the coding sequence ATGAAAAAACATAGACTTTTAATTGCAATATTGAGTTGTACACTTACTTTATCTACAGTTACTTCTTGTGATAATTTCTTAGATGCAGAAAACATTTCTAACTCTAATGAAGAGCAGCAGTTTGATAGTACTGCAGATACCTTCACAGCATTGATTGGTGTTTACAATCAGGTTATTGGTGATGATGGATATGGACAGAGAATTAGTTTATATTTTCCTCAATCAGGGGACGATTTCAAAACGTCCGGAGATTATAACTGTAATGATAGAAGAGGACTGAGTACTTATGGCGCTTGTACTTCAAATCCAGATCTTAATAAGCCTTTCTTAAAATTATATTCAGGGATAGAAAGAGCCAATCTTGTTATCAAAAATATTCCATTATCAAAAGTAATGCAATCTGGCTCTGAAGCTGATAAAAAGCTAATGAATCGTTATCTGGGAGAAGCTTATACTTTAAGAGCATTATTCTATTTTGACTTGATCAAAAACTGGGGAGATGTTCCAATGCAAATGGTACCTTCTTCAGATTTGGAGTCGGTTTATTTACCAAAAACAGACAGAGATGTCATCTATGACAAAATCATTGCTGATTTGGAAACGGCATCTAATCTAGTTCCTTGGAGATCAGAAGCTAACAGTAGTAATACAAGAATTACGAAGGCAGCTGTGAAAGGACTTAGAGCAAGAATAGCTTTGGCTAGGGCAGGCTATTCTTTGAGGAGAGAACCAAGAATTATGGCTAAAGGCTCCAATTCTCAAACTTATTATCAGATTGCTTACGATGAGTGCAAATCGATTATTACAGAAGGACAACACGGTTTGAATGGAAACTTCGAAGCAACTTTCAGAGCATTACACGACAATACAGAAGATGCAGCGCACGAAGTGATTTTCGCAGTCGGAGCTTTTGGCGGTAACGCAGCAACAGATAGTAAAATAGGTTACTACAATGGGATGAGACACGGTGATGGTTCTAACTGGAAAAGTAGTGGTGGGATCAATGCTATCGCAACTTATTTTTATGAATTTAGCAAATACGACGTTAGAAGAGATATTACAGTAGCATCAATGCAGATTAATGATGCCAACCAAGCGATATTAGCAACAGGAGCTGTTTGTACCGATGGAAAATTCAGAAAGTCTTGGACCGGTGTTACAGGAACAGCGCAACAATTGTCAATTGACTGGCCGTTACTTAGATATTCTGACATTTTATTAATGTTTGCAGAAGCTGATAATGAACTGAATGGTTCTCCTTCTGCTGAAGCTGTAAACGCAGTGAAGCAAGTAAGAGATCGTGCATACGTGGGGAACTTAGGACAAGCTGGAACCATTCCAACTGATAAAACTGGATTTTTCAACTACATTGTTCACGAGAGATTGTTAGAGTTTGGAGGAGAAGGTCTTAGAAAATATGATTTAATCCGTTGGAATCTTTTAGCAACAAAAATCGCTGAAACAAAGCAAAAGTTAACAGACTTATTGAATGGAACAGGACAGTATTCATCAGTCCCTTCTTATTTATACTACAAAGCTTCGCCTTACGACAGAACAAAAACTGCTCAGGCAGCATTGCAAGCTATAGATGTATATGTTCAGCCAGGGACAACCAGAGAAGATGTTTATTATACGCCTTCTGTAGCAAGTACACCAACTGGTTATACAAGAGTCAACTGGAGAGTTGCGGTTACTGCAGATTATATCAGCAGTCCTTTGAAAGGTTATGCTCAGTATTTTGAAGCGAACAGAAAAGAATTGTTCCCGATCTACGATGATATTATACTATCAAACTATAATCTGAAACAAGATTACGGTTACTAG